DNA from Rubripirellula lacrimiformis:
GCAATGAATAGCTCGCCACCGCGAACGGTGACTCCGTGAGGCCGCTGAAGTTTGAAGTCACCACGACCAAGCACCGTTGTCAAAGTCTTTGCTTGCGGATCGTATTTTCGAATCATGTGATTCCTATCATCGGCGATGTAAACATGGCCCGCTTTGTCGATGGCTAAGTGCTTCGGTTCCGCCAACTGGGCTTCCAACGCGATGCCGTCTTTCCAGCCGGACTTTCCCGTCCCTGCGACCGTTTCGATGATGCCCGACGGGCGGACGACTCGCAGGGCATTCCCATTGCGTTCGACAATGTACAGGTTGCCCGCATCGTCCATCGCTGCCGCGCGCGGATCAACGAGCGGCGATTCGATCGCCAACTGCCCGTCTTGGGGAACCCCGACCTTTCCGTTCCCCGCGACCGTCGTGACGGTGTTGGATCGCAAATCGATCAACCGAATGCGATGGTTCGCTAAATCGGCGACCAACAGTGCCGTGCCATCGGGAGTCAGCGCGACACTCATGACGACATTGAATTGTGCTTGGTCCGCCGCCCCACCATCTCCCGAAAACCCACGGGTACCCGAACCCGCAAAGGTAGACACATTGCCGCTAGACGCATCAATCCGCCGCACGACGTGATTGTTGTGATCCGACAGCAGGACATCACCGGCCGACGTGACCGCCAGGTTATGAATGTCGTTGAAGGTAGCCTGTGTTGCCGGGCCACCATCGCCTTCGTACCCGTTCTTGCCCAAACCGGCGACCAATTGCAGGTTGCCGGAGCCCTGCAAACGCAGCACACGGCCACCGACATACTCGGCGATCAGCATGTTCCCCTGCGGATCAAAGTCGACCCCAAAAGGAATATTCAACGGCCCACTGGTTACGTCATGAGGCGACGGCGTAGGGTCCCCAACCAGCACCGTCACATCCTGGGCAGCCAACGATGCGACCGACACGAAAACCAACACCAGCGACGGAACAACATTGCGCACAGAATAGCCCTTTCGAAATACCAGTCGTCTCATTCCAATTCTTCTCGTTCGATACCAGTTCGGTTATCCAGCACTATCGAAGAGCGCGGCAATCGGCTGGCCTTGGTCAATGATAGGAACCGGGCGATCGCCGGCAAAAAGGTTCTTGCGGTAGTCCACTCCCGTCGCCGCACAAATCGTCGCGAAGAAATCGGGAACGCTGACCGGATCCGCAACAATCTTCTTGGCGGCTTCATCCGTTTGGCCCCACGCGCCGCGATGCGACAAGCCGCCACCGGCCAGCACACAACTGAAGGTCGATCCCTGGTGGCCACGTCCGCCGCCGCTATCGAACCCGGCCGGTCGTCCGAATTCCGTTGTGATCACGATCAGCGTCTTGTCTAGCAACTTTTTCTGTTCCAGGTCGCTGATCAGCGTAGCCACCGCGGTATCCATTTCCTGGATCAGTTTGTGTTGATTGACGATCCCGCTGTTATGAACGTCCCAACCCGCTCCGTTTAGAAAATTCAGGTTGTGACTGACTTCGATAAACCGCACACCACGCTCGACCAGTCGACGGCTCAGCAAACAGCGTTGACCAAACTCGCCACCGTAGCGATTCCGCAAATCATCCGATTCACCGTCAAGGTGAAAGACGCGGTTGAAGTCGGGGCCGCTGAGTTTCAAACTTTGTTCGATCGCAGCATCGTAGTCCAACAATTCGGCAACCTTCGTCGGCGGGGCATTCTTCCGCAGTGTCGCAAGGAATTGCTCGCGGCGGCTTTGACGCTGCGGCAAAATCCCATCGGGCCGCGATAGCCCCGCCGGACCTCGTCCCGTTTCGGTCAAATACAGATACCCATGCTTGGCTCCCAAAAAACCGGGACCGCGCGTCACGTTGGGATAGCCAATCAGAACATAGGGCGGAGCCGTATCATTCATGGGGCCACGTTGGTGGGCGATCAACGACCCCAGCGACGGATACGTCACCGTCCCACTGATCGCGCGGCCGGTGTGCATGCGGTTGGTCGCCGCAGCATGTTCGTCGATCACATTGTGGTTCACCGATCGCACCGCAGTGACGCGGTCCATCACCTTGGCCATCTGGCCCAGATGCTCGCAGACCTGCACTCCGTCGACAGCTGTATCGATCGCATCGTAATAGGATCCCGGCTTCTTCGTTTTGGGATCGCCTTTGGCTTTCGGGTCAAACGTATCGATCTGTCCCATCCCGCCGCCCAACCAGATCGAAATGACGTGCTCGGCTTTTCCCTGAACGAACGGCCCGCTAGACGATGCTGATGCAGGGTTGGTTAGCAAACAGCCGGCCGCCGCCGAGATCCCCATCAAACTTTCGCGACGGGTGAATCGACCACGTGTATTTTGAATGTTCATAGGAAGGGTTTTCCAAAGTCAAGGATTGTGTTTCGGGGGAACGATGAAAGCGAAGCGTCGGTGAGGGGGCAGCCTTTTGAAAGCAGGCTCGAACGCCTTCTTTCCCCCCACGCGCACCGCATGGCTTGCCGACACTAAGGCACAAACACAAAGTCGCGATCGTTGACCAAGCTCCAGATCACATCTTCGTACACTTCACGCCAATCAGGTTGCAGACGCGGATCGACAGCGGGCCCGCGTCGAACTCGCCGCTGCCATTCCTCTTGGATCTCGTTCGCTTCGGGCACCAAGTGGTTCGACCACGTCGATTGCGGCAAACGCGGTTCCGGGACCGGCCGTTTTACCAGTCCGTCCGGCAGCCGACGTTCTTTGAAACCGGCGGCCAACGCGGGAACAAAAGCAGCCTGTTCCTGGTGACTGGGATATCGCGTCAGAAACCGCAAGAACAATGATTCCAGCAGTGTTTCAGGCGACGCTGCGTCGATCGCAAGCTGCGCCAGGGCAGATTGGTCGGCCGCCCGCGTCAACGACATCGACAGGGTGCCATTGGCCAGAATCCCAGGCTGCAACAGGTTCGGATCGGTTTCACGCTGGGCGATCGGTTGCTGACGGGTTCCAGTCCAACCAAACGCTTCTAGCACATCAGCGATCGGCTGGGCACGCGGCATCGACAAACTGGGACGGTCACGTTCGTTATTCAATCCGGCAAACATCCAGGCGTGGCTTGGCGATCCAAGTGTCAGCCGAT
Protein-coding regions in this window:
- a CDS encoding DUF1501 domain-containing protein, coding for MGISAAAGCLLTNPASASSSGPFVQGKAEHVISIWLGGGMGQIDTFDPKAKGDPKTKKPGSYYDAIDTAVDGVQVCEHLGQMAKVMDRVTAVRSVNHNVIDEHAAATNRMHTGRAISGTVTYPSLGSLIAHQRGPMNDTAPPYVLIGYPNVTRGPGFLGAKHGYLYLTETGRGPAGLSRPDGILPQRQSRREQFLATLRKNAPPTKVAELLDYDAAIEQSLKLSGPDFNRVFHLDGESDDLRNRYGGEFGQRCLLSRRLVERGVRFIEVSHNLNFLNGAGWDVHNSGIVNQHKLIQEMDTAVATLISDLEQKKLLDKTLIVITTEFGRPAGFDSGGGRGHQGSTFSCVLAGGGLSHRGAWGQTDEAAKKIVADPVSVPDFFATICAATGVDYRKNLFAGDRPVPIIDQGQPIAALFDSAG
- a CDS encoding NHL repeat-containing protein; this encodes MRRLVFRKGYSVRNVVPSLVLVFVSVASLAAQDVTVLVGDPTPSPHDVTSGPLNIPFGVDFDPQGNMLIAEYVGGRVLRLQGSGNLQLVAGLGKNGYEGDGGPATQATFNDIHNLAVTSAGDVLLSDHNNHVVRRIDASSGNVSTFAGSGTRGFSGDGGAADQAQFNVVMSVALTPDGTALLVADLANHRIRLIDLRSNTVTTVAGNGKVGVPQDGQLAIESPLVDPRAAAMDDAGNLYIVERNGNALRVVRPSGIIETVAGTGKSGWKDGIALEAQLAEPKHLAIDKAGHVYIADDRNHMIRKYDPQAKTLTTVLGRGDFKLQRPHGVTVRGGELFIADSYHHRILKMPLP